The Lycium barbarum isolate Lr01 chromosome 4, ASM1917538v2, whole genome shotgun sequence nucleotide sequence TTTTACTGTCATTTATAATTTTATAAAACAATATTTTTCCAGTTGAAACCACCATAAGCAGTTTAACAATTCTGTATAATACCGAATTAAGATCCTATTTCTGCACCTTTTATGAAATCAAACACCATTCATAATCATTTTAACACTTGAAATGATTAAATGAGCAAAATATTCAATATCTAAAACAGAAGTATCCCAAAATTACATCCAGATTCAAGTCAGAGTtattcatcaacaacacaaaaaataaataaacataGTTTTGATCCTAGATGATTACTAATTGCCGCTCGCTCTATCGCCGTAGTTACTTCTATCAGAGAATCTTCTTAGTCCAACTGGTGACCGAGCGCTTCCTAAATCTCGTGCCTACTAAAAACAATATTCAAACTTTCAGCCAACAAGCAATAGAAGTCATCAACAAGTGTTATCAAGTTCATAGCAGCTTTGGGACAGAACTGAAACTAACTGGGGAAATGCACACAAGCTACTAACTATTACTACTTCAATAGAGCTACTTATTCAATCAAGAATCTATTTGTATATTAGTCAGAAGAAATTAGAGATTTTCATAGtttacattcatatacatagctaaAAAAACAGAGAGCATTTAACAAAAAAGTTACAACCAAACAAGTATGATATACAGGCTGAGAATGCTAATTGATAGAACAGGGAGTGCTCTTTAGCAGCtctaatagacaacataagataaTTGTATAATCAAATTTGTAAACGTCTCTTGACACTGTGTAAGATAGTCATCTTCGGGTCCACAACTACACAGTCCAGTCAATTGTTACCACTTGGTGCAAGATGTGTCTCCTCAAAATCCTAGACCCACAGGCTGCCCCAAAAGACACCAACTCTAGTTAaagaactactccctccgtcccataataaatgTGTCCCATAATAAATGTCACTTTAaccaaaaacacgcatattaagaaatcaatcaTGTAATGTAAATTTTACTATATTATTCctacataataaaaataaattacttttcctTTTTTATTAGAGCATGCATGAAAAGTAAGCCTTTTGACATTGAGACTCCAATATTACCAAGTTTCTATGTGTTTTTTATCTTGAATACATAAATTTGTCAGTTTTTGtctaagggcaaagttggaaaaAATTTATCAATATATACATTGATttcctaagatgacacttattatagaATAAAAAATTTTgattaagatgacacttattacgAGACCGAGAGTAATCTGTTTTAAAAAGCAACTTCCAATTCCTAATAGGCTAATAGAAATCTTTGACTCCTTGTCTCTACCTTGGTGATGACTAAAGTAGGCTAAGATAGGATTAGGCTACTCAGCACAATCTTTTCTTTCCAATCTGTACTAAATATATCTTCCAAGATAACATAGCTATAAAAGTCGACCTACAAACAATTAGAGAGAACATAAAACCAAACATCTAAACAAAAAGATCAGCATCAGCAGTTTTTGATGCCTTGCTACCTATATGATATTTAGGTTAATATTAGCTACAAAATTAATTGCATACAATCCAAATACGGGGCAAAACAACAAAAATTAAAGCAAATATCAAATCAATTGAACTGAAAAATAACAAAAAGTAGACCGAAagctaaaagaaagaaaatgaaccctaacaaagagaaagagaaagtgACTTTTAGTTCCGTCCAAAGATTATCAAACACACAGAAGGTGAATCGATTACTAGAAAGTGAAATTGACTGCTTGTAGCAACAAATTCACACTTAGAACAGTAAAATCACTACACAGAAATTGAAATTTCAAAATTATAAGAAATTCCTTTCATGCACGAACCCTAAAAATCTATTTAGAAGAGGAATTCCATTATTTTATCGAAAAAGTTTGCTATTGGTTCATAACCTAAGATAAATTCCGTTATTTTGCTAAAAATCTGTAGCAATTCACGAAGAGGAATTCACGATTTCAATAATATGAGTTCAAGTTCGGATTTCTACCTTATTTGTTAGGAAAAAGTATGTCAACTTTAGCACAGAGTTGTTTTCTTCAACTTTGttccaaaaaaattcaaaagacGAACCTCTAACTATTCAATTGTTGTAAGCTTTTCTGGAATTAAAACAtgaaaaatagagaaaaaaaatcacaaatcCATCATCGATTCCAAAGCTTCAATGTACCTGAGAATGAGAGTTAGCTTAATAAAAACACAgttatttaaaaatttattatgACGTCACCGAAATCGCAGTATTATATTACATTTTACGGTGGTTTTGCAGTGGCAAAAAAGAATTGACCAATTAAATTAATAATACGAAATAGAAGACCAAGAGTGCTTAATTAGTCAGAAGAAGAGACATACTAAGATGAAGGTAGATACTACTCGTCAAGAGTTGATTAAGTGTGCAATACCGCCCTGCAAGGGATTACTGGGTTCTCCGGCTCAAGGGGGCACGGGAGCAACAAACTCTagtaaataaaaataaaggacaATTGAGTAACAAAAACAAAGTGACATGCAAATAAAAGAAATTGATTCATCATTTGTAATGTCTAATTGTCTCGTAATTCCAATGAACCATATTCATTCTCTATTTCCTAAATATGAATGAGATGTGACTTCTTATCATAAGAATAGTGAACTAGAAACTATATTCTGATTGTTTTGAGGATCTCCAAGTTGGAGAGTACAAAAATGCGGGGTCTTTCCTTTCCTGTATGAAAGCCGGGTGATCTGTTACATTGAGTCAAGCCGTATATTATTATCTATTACAGTACTAAACTACTAAGTATTTTACAAAGTATGAGCAAGCGGAGAAGGTGGTCATCAGAACAAGATGAGACATGTCACTAAACAACAGCATAAGAAAAAACAAATTCTGCTAAGTGATCTATCAGCCTGTGATAGTTGCCTTCTTAACCTTGGACTTCTAGTCCCTGCTAGATTATATGAACTTGGATATGCATAAAAAGTAGCCGATGAATTTCCAAACATCCGTGCATAAACAATTTCCCCTGTTGACGTGCCACTGGGGCTTAGCATTGGTTCTGTCGTATACATTTCATGTGTTGGAGACTGCTGAGGATAATTTCGATGGTGAAGTTGATGGGCTGGATGTGAATTAGTAGTTGCTATCAGTGTCTGAGCCCCGTATCTTGGACTAGGAGGCCTTTGTGGAATGACTATACCAAGATTCGGGGCCTTGTCCTCGGATGGTTTTGTAGCTTGACCGCGACCATAGAGTGGAATCAATGTATTCTGTGAGACTTCAGCTTTGCAAACAGGACATTGTGGCTGTTGGTTATCGGTATTTTCAGAAGAAATGCTCTGGAAGTGTATCCATTTGTAGATGCAAGGCCAACAATAGAGGTGACCACATAAGGTAACAACAGGATCATGTACATGATCCAGGCATATATTACACTCAAAACCTCCGGAGAGATTGTCTTCTTGCTTAGCATCAACTATCTTCCAGTTCTCTAAGGAAATATCGTGATCATCAAAGGTAGTTTCTTCTATTTGCTCTTGGAAAAGCTGCTCTAAGACCATTTTGTACCTCTTGATTTAATTCTTTGTTTGCTAATATGCCTATTAAACATATGACAAGATGAACAAGGTTAGATTTTGAACGCGGAAAAAAGAGGAAATCTACAAAAACAAGAACTAGAATGGAACTCTACAAACAAGAAACGTGTGAGCTTTTTAAGGCAATATCCCTTTTCTCAAATTAAACTGCATAATGATTCTGATCAAAAAGGAAAGGACCTACACAATATTAAAAATATGAGGATTTTTAAATTCTAACAACCTGGGCTCCaatctaaattaagaaaaaacTTTTAGTCAATAAAATGTGGCACAAGGACCCACCACTTGCTGGGCTTTCCCAAATTAGCCACACTCCATAAGCACAAGAGCttcagtaaaataaaatataaaacacCATAAAAGGAGAAATCAATTTTCCCAAGTATATCAAGTACAACAACAATCACATGGAAACTTATGCCTTAAAGGTTAAAACTCAAGAAATACAGAATTCTTGAACAAAAGCTTGACAAAAAAAAAGTTTCTTCTTAATTAAATGAGGCCAAAGAAAAATGGAATTCCGAGGCCATAAAATCCGTGGCTCAAAATCAGGATAAAATAAAATCTACGCATAAGCATTCAAACGAATCTCTACAGAGATTTCCTATGTGTGTTACCCGCTCAACTTCAATTTAATCTGCAAAGTTATATCAAATTAAATAGGTGCACCAACCAGGAAAAAGGACAATAATTTCCAAAGAATGTTCATCAATGAACAAAGACTAAGTTCCTGAGTTAATTATAACAATCATAAAAGTATATCAGAAACTATATTGTCCACAAACTCTCCAAATATAGGTTGCTGAGAAACATCTACGTGGCAAGATCTGACTCTATTAAGGAGGATCTAATTCACACATCTATATGATTGGAAACATGAACCATATGCCTCCAGGCTCCAATGGTTCTTGATTATCTTGTGAAACAATAAATATCTGTATGTATAAGTAAAATTTAGCAACTTAAACACATACAATTCTAAAAAGAGACTCTAAATATGTTTTATATTACCCCTTTACTCATTTAacaacaacccccccccccccccccccccaaccacccTTTTTCAACTCTCTTTTTTACCATGTCTGATTGAAAGAAATTGCTGAAAAAGTAAATTTGTATTCTATGGACTTCTTCCACCAGATTATTTTACTGATCTTAATTCATTCAAAAAGAATAAAGGAACTGATTTAACTAAAGGACTTTCAAAAGTGACCTGATACAAGTATAAAGTGCTTCATTTTTTCATCTGAGGTCAACTAATCAGTGTCAAATAGTAATCGACCAACCAATCCATTATCCGTAAGAAAATCCATTCCCATTTTTAGAATCTCGTCTAAATAGCAATCTCAACTGCTCTCTAGGTAAGGATCTATACCATAAGGTCAACTAATAGCACCATTAAATAACAAAAAGTAAAATGGATAACTGGTACCAGCACCCCTAAATTAAAGAGTGATAAACATATGTTTAGAGGTAAGTTGTCAAGGAAGAACAACAAAAAATCAATGATCATATTTTGCAAGGCAAAAAGTACAACTATTTATTCCTAAAACCCCATAAAAATACAATCTTTTGTACTATTAAGATCAAAACACTCAGGATGCATGAAACTACAAAATAGGGGAAACACATGTAAGGTTTGCTAGCTATGTAGCTGTAAATTTTATCACTCTATTCCAAAAATTCTTATTTCAACACAaagatttgatatttttttttcccAAGAAAATTGATGGCACCTTCATCCAAATTCACACTATATATATGCCCAAAAAAATGCATAATCTCAACAGGAAGAGTAGAAACCAAAACCCCATagaagaaaaaggaaattttTTGAGGCTTCATGTGAAAAAAACACTAAAGATTTTGAACTTTTTAATCATCAAAGAAAAACCGCAAAGTCCACTTCAAGTCTGTTTAAACAGTGTCTACAAATGAtggaaaaaaaaacaataaacagATATAAAGAAACATAGAAAGAAGATATATACATACCTAAATATGTAATATCAAGAATGTTGTTGAAAATGGATATAAATATCAGAATATTCAATCCAAATACTTGTTCTTGTTAAGTGATCTGAGATAAGTTTTTTCTGTAAAATTGGAAATGAGGTGAAATTAGAATGTGGAAAGATGAAGGAAAGGTTTGAGATGAGGTCTATATATAGTGATTTATGAATGACGCGCCTATAGATACACGTTTTCTGTATGTATAGGAAATTTAGCGTGTGTAAATAAAGTATTGGAGTATATATAATCACTGCATAAGTAGGCCAGCAAATGATATCTATATAtcataatttaaaattttaaaaagatgGCCAGAAAATGATAGTAATTACGTTCCAAAAAAAGCAAGTAGGCTGCGAATTTTCATGTAATCAATAACTCAACTTACATATTCACGCGATATCacttaaaaatataaaaatcgtATTTCCGTCTCACTTAAAAAactaaaaagaacttgtgatGAGCCACATGACAAAATGCATCTAATTATTAGATGGGGTCTCGAATTAGGAGTTTTTTTCATAGTATGGAGTAAGTTGAGTTGTTATTTACTAATGCTTCAGAATATCTTTTTCTTTGATATATATGGTGAGTTATCCATTATATAATTAGTTTTATAACATTAATATATGTAAAGAAATTGATCGGGAGCCTAACTCAATCCTAGTTCATGAGGGAGGGCTTCCCAACACCACATAAGGAGAATATCTATCCGGTTTTCATCTCATGTGAGACTTTTCAACACTGAAAGTTGAATAATCATTTGTGAAATTAAATCGTAAATCCTCTAACTGTTGATGAATTAGATATTTCGCAACGTTTAAAAGAAAAGGGGAAAAGGAAAATAAGATAATCAAGTTTTGCCGGTGGAAAAAACAAAAGTTTCGTCGAAAGTGGTAGTTTGACAAAAGCAAGAAGTTCTCTGTTGCTCATTTCACCAACCGTTCACCAAAGAATACTATGCGgtgttgtgaaaaaaaaaaaagggaatacgTGTTACGAATTGTATTTTAACATGTGGTTAGTACTTGTTACATTACTTCATTAACCTAATGTATAACCAAGTAACCACCAAAATCTATGgacgaagaagaaaaaaaaaaaataagttgaggtgACATTGATCTCGTCCATTACCAATAGGCTTATGAAATCAAAGTTTGTTTTGTCGAAGTTTTCAGTGAGCTTCCGTATTTTAATCTTACTTGGAAAAAGCGCAGCTTGAAGTTATTAATATTTGGTTCAGACAAATCTTATTTCTAATGTATTAGTAATTTATTAACACCCTAACTGAACCGCAATCTAACTGCCAAAGTTACGTCCTCCCgttcaaaaagagtgtcaacttagtcatttgcacacctcTTAAAATATTAACTCCTAAGTAAAAATTGATAATTTGAATAAAATACCCCTAAATAAATAGATATTAAAATttggtcacttaacacttaataagggtaaatatgaaaaagtaagattaattctttcttgatttgataagtagacactctttttgaacaaaaaaataaagacTAAGTGGATACTCTTTTTGAACCGGAGGAAGTATTGGGCATCAtttaattaactactcattattGCAGCATCTTCTCAAATACTCACTCTCTTCCTCCAATAGCTCTTTGTGCAGAAAATTGCCTTAAACGCTTCGTGACTATACAGTCACTTTGTAGATGTTTATTTCCTTATGCTTAATAATACCTTTTATTTGTTTAATTTACAAACTTGTTTTAAGTTGTTGGAGAATCTTTAGGTTTATATTGTAGAAGGTCCATTTAGGTGTGTActgtcactactaaaaaaaactgtattttccgacctaaaaaaccgacctcagttgaggtcggaaaataaccgacctcatgaggtcggtaaagtcgtaatattatttttttgatatttttaaaaataaactgacctcatgaggtcggtaatattgtacaaaaatttcaaaaaataaagtatCGACCTCTGTAGGTCGGAAATTCATTTGATGctaaatattataattttatttttaatttaaaagaataccgacctcacgaggtcagtttattaaaaataaattttaaattattttaaatggaccgacctcatgaggtcgatattcttttaaattaaaaataaaattaatcaaTAATAtacataccgacctcatgaggtcaataTAATTACTcaagtaaaataaaatacagaCCCTCAATTAATCGATCTTtcccttttctctctctcttcctctcacCTTCTCTCTCCCCCATCTCTCTCTAACCCTAATAATTAACGAGCTGCCAATCACAGTCGTCATCTGCCAGTGACGGTCGCCGCCGCCTGCCATTGTCGTCGCCGTCCACGGCcttttccctttctctctcttttgaTCTCACGTTTTCTCTCCCCCTCTTTCTAACCCTAATAACGTCGCCTGCTAGTCACCGTCGGCCCCTGCCGTTCACCGTGGCCGCCGTATAACGTTGCCGGCCTATGTGACAATTTCAGGTATGctttctttgttttcttcttcaaaaTTGCATGTAAGATTTTGAACAACTATTCTTCTTCCTTGTTTCTTAGTTCTTTTGGTTACCCAGATCCTTATTCTTATCTTGTTGGAATACAATTGAGTTGTTGCGAAATACCATATAAATTATTTGTAATAGACTACAAGGGTAGTTATTATAGTGGAAAGTGATTAAATTATTACATTGTCTTTTAGGTATATTTGGTTAATCTTATTTCGCGATTCTCTGCTTTTCTTGGGGTATCtatatttttgttctttatttttaCATTTCTATATGCAGAAGAGCTAGTAGGGAGATGAAGTAGATTTTGTTGATAATCAACAATTATAGTATAATATGATTAGATATCAAGTGGGTTGCTACTTTTGTTGTTCTGTTATTTTTTACTTAGGTCTTTTGGCTTTATGAGATTATGTAGTTAAGTATCTTTTTTTGCGTCTTTAGCAACTTTTTTCCTAATTTAATTGATGATTATCAGGTTGGGTTTGCTCAAGTTTGTTGTTGATTTACTATAGCTAGTTTCCTGAAATTTATAATTGGTTGGTTAAAAAATAATTGATCTTTTGCTAAAATATTTGTAGCTGTATATGAACAATTTGCATTTGGTAGAATGTATGTTCATTTGGTTTTAAAGAGATCAAGTTTCATTGTACACACATGTATAGAATACTAGTTGTCTATTGTGGAAGTGCACTAAAATGTTTTTAATGTACAATGCTGGTGTTTGTTGGGGGGTGAAACTGTTGGTGCAATGTATATCAAGTGTTTTTTGTCTGAGTTTTTGTTTGAATGGGGATGAGTATTTTGCATTTGGTTGAATGTATGTTCATTTGATTTTACAGAAAGTGTCATTGTACAAAGATGTCTATTGTGGAAATGCACTAAGATGCTTTTAACGTTCCAACATTGTAAAATTTTGGTGTTACTCTTGAGAATTGACTGAATATATAGTATCAGTGGCGTATGAATGTACATGTTAGTAATTTGTTTCTTTCATTGATGAACAAAATTTAGAAGTTGAATGACTAGAAGATAGTCCTAGCGATATCATGTTCCCATCTATGTAGTATGTTGTGAAATCCAAAAGTTTGAGCACAAAGTGGATTTGTTACCATGGCATTATCGTAAGATAAAGTGATGTTCATGTTCAAACAACACTAAGAAATATAGAAGTTGAAgatgtttctttctcataaaaGCATTTTCTGGAACAAGGATATTTGGCAATTTGTAGGTATCTTTCATATAGTTCTATAGTGTCCTTCACTGTCTCAATATAACAATGTTCTATAGTGTGAATTTGAAATGAAATTGGTCACCTCActgctaaatttgaaataatacatacatatatatatataaaagcttGTTTCAGATTTGACAATCTAAAAAAAGTTTGCCTAATATTGTTTCTAATTTGCAAAGTGAATTCCTGTACTTGTGATGTTTGCATTTCTGTAATTATTTTTTCTTTACAAAGTGAAATCTTGAATAAAATTATCTGTACTTGAATCCCTGCCCATCAACAATGAGACTGCTAAAATTCATCACATGATAAAGTCTACATTTGGCTCATAATATTTGTCACTTTACTATATGGTACGTTGGAATTTATGTGTCATTAACTGGCCAAAACAGTAGATCATTTTGTCATATTAGTAAAGTTGGTGTAGGATTTTAtataaagaaaataattaatgaaGGATATTAAAGTTGTTGAATTGTAAAGAAAATAATGGAGTACTAAAGTAGTCTACAGGCTATGATTCTTATCTTTAGGAAAAGTCAGGAATAAGTCCTTAATTTTGAAATTTTCTTAGATTAAATTGTTCTAGCAGCTAGAATTATTGAGAAACCTACTGGTTCTCTAAAACAACCTAGTGATTTGTATTTATTAGCAAAAAATGAATTATTAAGCATTGATGACTTTGTTTTATTTGTGTAAATAGAATCTCGTAATTGGATGTATAATAAGACAAATGACGACCGAAGGGGGAtgaggcaagaatttgtagatgatGTCGATGCTTTTGTTGACTATGCAATGACACTTGAAACTTTTCTAAGTCATGGTTTGGTTAGGTGCCTTTATGTGAATTGTAAATGTAAGAATTATGGGACACCAGAGATTGTTAGGCTTCATCTCTATAGAGACAGCTTTAAAAAAGATTATACAGTGTGGACTAGTTATGGAGAAACGAATAGTAGTTTTGGTAGATTTCAAAACTTTGTTGTTGGTTAAAGTAGTATGGCGGTGGAACCTAATGTCCAAAATTCTTGAATGCACGACATGATTCAAGATGCTTATGGGATGCATTCCGATTTTGAATCCGGTAACCATGATGAAGAAGCTCCAAATGAAGAAGCTAGTCGTTTTTTTGAATAGTTGAAAAATGCTAGTCGGCCTTTATATGACGGGAGTCCCCACTCTCAATTATCTATTTCTTTTAGATTATTAAGCATCAAAGCAGATTAGAATGTTCCTCAAGGTGCAATGGATGCTGTGATTGGCCTTATACATAAATTAGTTGATCCGAATTTAGAGATACCTGCAAATTACTATAAAGCAAAAAAGATTAGTGTCTAAGTTAGGACTCTCGTCGATGAGAATTGATTGTTGTGAAAATAGATGCATGTTATATTATAAGGATGACGAAGGTCTAAAATCTTGTAAGTTTTGTGGAAGAGCTCGTTTTAAGCGAACTCGTAGCGGGAAGAGGGTTGCCGTTAAGGCGGTGCATTACCTGCCTTTTACACCAAGGTTAAAGAGTTGTACGCATCAAATAGACATCTTGTGTAGCAAAATATAATTTTCAGCTCATTATTTATTCATATATAATTCATATTTCACTATCTAACCAAACAGAATAACCTAGTTAGTTACTTAATCTTGTTATAAACATCCGAGACAAGATATTTAAATTAAAGTTTTTCAGAATTTGATAGTTTTTTCTATTGAATACCTAATTTAAGTTGGTTGCTAATTTTACCTTTTTATTTCAGAATCAGTATCAACATTCAAAGGCGGAGTTTCTTCGTACTCAGCCACCCGACATAGCTGACAGAAGAACAAATAGAGGAAAGGTAGCTTGAGAGTGTTGGTGGTCCCACTAGATTTGGCACTGCTTACGGAATGCCACATCGTGCATTTCGTCAATACCGGTTGCCCCTGGAAGGCTTACATTCTTCCAATATCAAGTTGCTCGATAGAGTGAGTGCTATGGCCATGGAGCAAAAGATTGATGAGCTATCTAGCCAGCTACAGGCCTCGGAGGAAATGGAGAGGCGGAGGGACGTGCAGTTTGACGGTATGAGGGC carries:
- the LOC132636599 gene encoding E3 ubiquitin-protein ligase RMA1H1-like; protein product: MVLEQLFQEQIEETTFDDHDISLENWKIVDAKQEDNLSGGFECNICLDHVHDPVVTLCGHLYCWPCIYKWIHFQSISSENTDNQQPQCPVCKAEVSQNTLIPLYGRGQATKPSEDKAPNLGIVIPQRPPSPRYGAQTLIATTNSHPAHQLHHRNYPQQSPTHEMYTTEPMLSPSGTSTGEIVYARMFGNSSATFYAYPSSYNLAGTRSPRLRRQLSQADRSLSRICFFLCCCLVTCLILF